In Wolinella succinogenes DSM 1740, a single genomic region encodes these proteins:
- the nfo gene encoding deoxyribonuclease IV produces MKKFVGAHVSASGGVRNAPLNAQKIGAKAFALFTKNQRQWSAKALEEEEIEQFKANLKAAGIAPSCVLPHDSYLINLGHPGEAELAKSREAFLDEMRRCEQLGLDRLNFHPGSHLGAISESECLSRVAESINLALEATSGVIAVIENTAGQGSNVGYDFRHLGEIIDQVHDKSRVGICIDTCHMFSAGYDIRTREAYEASMAILDREVGWCYLKGMHLNDSKVKFQSRVDRHHSLGMGELGIAPFEFIMNDPRMDGIPLILETIDEALWAQEITLLYSLIKE; encoded by the coding sequence TTGAAAAAATTTGTCGGTGCCCATGTGAGTGCTAGTGGAGGCGTGCGAAACGCTCCGCTCAACGCTCAAAAGATCGGCGCAAAGGCCTTTGCGCTCTTCACGAAGAATCAGCGCCAATGGAGCGCCAAAGCGCTAGAAGAGGAGGAGATTGAGCAGTTTAAGGCTAACCTCAAAGCCGCAGGGATTGCGCCTTCTTGTGTGTTGCCGCACGATAGCTACCTCATCAACTTAGGCCATCCAGGAGAGGCGGAGCTCGCCAAATCTAGGGAAGCTTTTTTGGATGAGATGAGGCGATGTGAGCAGTTGGGGCTGGATCGGCTCAATTTTCACCCTGGAAGCCACCTTGGAGCTATCAGCGAGAGTGAGTGTCTAAGTCGTGTCGCCGAATCGATCAATCTTGCGCTAGAGGCCACTTCTGGGGTGATCGCAGTGATTGAGAACACCGCAGGGCAGGGGAGCAATGTCGGCTATGATTTTCGCCATCTAGGTGAGATTATCGATCAAGTCCACGACAAGAGCCGTGTGGGAATCTGTATTGACACCTGTCATATGTTCAGCGCGGGTTATGACATTCGCACGCGTGAGGCGTATGAGGCGAGCATGGCGATCTTGGATAGAGAAGTGGGGTGGTGCTATCTTAAAGGAATGCACCTCAATGATTCCAAGGTGAAGTTTCAAAGCCGTGTGGATCGGCATCATAGCCTAGGGATGGGAGAGCTTGGAATCGCTCCTTTTGAATTTATCATGAATGATCCTCGCATGGATGGGATTCCTCTGATTTTAGAGACGATTGATGAGGCTCTTTGGGCGCAGGAGATCACCCTCCTTTACTCCTTAATCAAGGAATAA